The stretch of DNA GCGTCACACGGGGGGCCACGGGTACGGCCGGCGGTCGGCGGGTGGATCGGGCAACGCCTCGGTGGCCGCGAGCAGGCCGGCACGCCGCGCGAGCACGGCCACCTCCTCGGCCGTCAGCAGATCCTCAAGCAACCCGTCCCCGGCCCGCAGCGCGGTGGCGAGGCGCTCCAGATCGGTGCGCCACACGTCGGCGATCGCCGCCGCGCCCAGATCCCAGATCACCGTGCGCAGCTTGGGCTGCGGATGGAACGTCAGGCCGTGGTCGATGCCCACGAGCCGGTCGTCGTCACGGACGCGCAGCACATGGCCGCCCTTGCGGTCGGCGTTGTTGACGAGCAGGTCGAAGGTCGCCAGCTGCGCCAGCCGGGGGTGGAGCGCCGGATCCGCGACCAGCGAGAAGTAGTGGTCGGCCGGATCGTGTGGCACGAACTGCTGGACCGAGCCCTGGCCGTGCGGACCGTCGCGCAGGACCGTGGGAGGCACCAGATCCCACCCCAGGAACGCGCTGAC from Euzebyales bacterium encodes:
- a CDS encoding SCO1664 family protein; the encoded protein is MDLSPSDAPAVELLRTAELEVIGVLSGASNHTLLVRLGGDDERFAVYKPRRGERPLWDFPPGSLCRREVAAYRVSAFLGWDLVPPTVLRDGPHGQGSVQQFVPHDPADHYFSLVADPALHPRLAQLATFDLLVNNADRKGGHVLRVRDDDRLVGIDHGLTFHPQPKLRTVIWDLGAAAIADVWRTDLERLATALRAGDGLLEDLLTAEEVAVLARRAGLLAATEALPDPPADRRPYPWPPV